Below is a genomic region from Chloroflexota bacterium.
TGGAGGGCGCTAACGAGCAGGTCTATCTCTTCGCGGGAATTCATTTCGGTTACGGCGACGAGCAGGTGATTTTCCATGCCGTCGTAGGCGCTGCTGAGTTCAAAACCGCCCAGAATATCATAATCGAGCAAGTCGGCGTTGATTTCGACAGCCGATTTGGGGCAGCGCAAGGTGAACTCGTTGAAGAAGGGTTCGTCGAAGGCTAGTTCAAAGCCGGGCAATGCCGCGATTTGCTCAGCGGCGTAGTGGGCTTTGTGGTAGTTGAGTTCGGCTACCTGGCGCAGCCCGTTTTTCCCCAACAGGCTCAGGTAGATTGCCGCAGCCAGCGCCAGCAAACCCTGATTGGTGCAGATATTGGATGTAGCCCGTTCGCGGCGAATATGTTGTTCGCGGGTACTTAGTGTGAGCACGTAGCCGCGCTGACCGCGTGTATCGGTGGTTTCGCCCACAAGACGCCCAGCCATTTTGCGTACGTATTTGTCTTTCGTGGCGAAAATACCCAAATAGGGGCCGCCAAACGAAAGCGGGATGCCCAGGCTTTGGCCTTCGCCAGTGACGATGTCGGCGTCGAATTTGCCAGGGGGAGTGAGCAGGCCCAGCGCAAGTGGGTTGACGTGAATGGCAACCAGCGCGCCAGCTTCATGCGCTGCCTGGACGAGTTTCGTATAGTCGTAGATGCGGCCAAAGAAATCAGGGTATTGTACTGAGACCAGGGCGGTATCTTTATCGATGAGCGCCATCAACGCTTCGGGGCCAGCCTCGGGAGGAGTATCTTCGCCAATAAGCTGGATATTCGCACCTTCCACATAGGTATGAACTGTTTCACGGTAGTGGGGGTGCAGCCCCGGGGAGAGTACGATCTTCGCGCGGCGCCCGCGGAAGTTGTGCCAGGCCATATTGACAGCTTCGGCCACGGCGGTTGCGCCATCATAATGCGAGGCGTTGGAAACATCCATGCCGGTCAGGGCTGCGATCATGCTCTGATATTCAAAAATGGCTTGTAAAGTGCCCTGGGAAATTTCTGGCTGGTAGGGTGTATAAGCCGTATAAAATTCACCGCGGCGTAGAATTGAATCAACCACGGATGGCGAATAGTGGTTATAGGCCCCAGCGCCCAAAAATGAAACTAATTCGGCGGTTGTTTCGTTGGCCTCAGCAATCTGTGTGAATTCGGCCAAAGCTTCCATTTCGGTGATGCCATCGGGCAACCCCATTGTAGGGAAGAGATCACAGGCGGGCAAATCTGTGAAGAGGTCTTCCATGCTTTTCACCCCAATTGTGCGCAGCATGGCTTCCCGGTCGGCATCGGTATGCGGTAAGAACATTGTTACTCCTTTGATCAGGCGATTAGGGATTAGGCGCTTTGGTAATTCGTAACCGGATGCCTAATTCCAGATACCTAATTACCAGTTTAGTGATCCCGTTCCATTGCGGCATAAGCATCCGCATCCATCAAGCCGTCAAGTTCAGCAGGATCGCTGAGTTTGATCTTGACCATCCAGGCTCCAAAAGCATCGCCATTGACCGATTCGGGGGCGTCGGGCAGGTCTTCATTGACAGCGATGATCTCGCCGCTCACGGGCAGATATACATCCGCAGCCGCTTTGACGGATTCAACCGTGGCACATGCATCGCCTTTGGCAACCGTATCGCCTCCATCTACCAGATATTCGACGAAAACAATATCTGAGAGTTGGTCCTGGGCATAGTCGGTAATTCCAACTTCGCCAATATCACCGCTAACACGGATCCATTCGTCATTCTCTGTATATTTCAAATTTTTGGGGGCGTTCATGAGAATCTCCTTATCAGAAAATTGATTTGTAAAAATTGACTGACATCTCCAGCGTTCATGCGCTGGAATGGCGAAAGAGCGAGTGGAAGACGCTATTTCGCACAAAAAAAACGCACGCGTAAATACTCAGCGTGCGCTCTGTCGTAGACCTGAGAGATTCGCCATTTTAGCGGCTTGCCCCGTCGGTGTCGTACAAGTTTCCTGTACGACTTTCCAGAGTGTACTCAAAAGCAGGGTCCGTTTACCTGAGAGTTTCATCCGGCGGCGTTTCGCCAGATTTGCCCCTTCGGTGCCCGATGCTGAAATCAGCTCGAGACTCTCCCCTGCAATTGGTTATAAATTGCGAATGAGGTTTGAAATTACTCAGTCTGCACGTAATTATAAAGCACCTAATCGAAAAATGCCAATAATTTCACGGTAATAATCTGTCCAAATATAAAAAGCACGCCCACAGGCGTGCTTTTTAAAAATTCATTAACCGAGGGGTTTATACCCAGCCCTGTTTCTTGATGAAATCAGATAATACTGGCAATTCGGTATATTTTCCGCTATATGAATCAAACGCGGGCCACAGCGTAACAAACCATAACAGTGGGGCACAGATGGCGCCAACAACTGTAATAGCGAGGATGACCATCGCAACAAAGATGGCTACATTCAACGCCAGGGATTGAATAGCGTGGTATTTGATAAATGGGCGCGCTTTCTTGTCTTCCATCAAGATCGCAATCAACGCTACGATTGGCAGCGGGTAGCCCAGGGCAGCCCAAAGTTTATCGTCACTGGTAATTTCGTTCATGGATATGCCTCCAAAATGGGTTTAATCGGTTTGAATATCAATAGGTAGCTCTGTGGGATTGTACATTACTCTGGTTTTCTTGACCAGATGCTCAGGTACTAAAACACCAAAGGCCCGTTTGAGTTGTGCCATTTACCATGTCAGAATAAAAAGGATTGTGAAGAAAATACTCACAGCCAGTTGCCGGAAGCCGATCTGGGTGGGCCGGGCGCCTTCCGCGGGATTCAGTGTTCCCCACAGGGTTTCGAGCCATTGGGCCAGATAGGGCAGAAATAACCACGGGGACAGGATACCCATCAAACCGAGAATCAACACAACCCCAAGATTGAAACTCGTATACAAGAGGGCGCGGCGTCCCTCAGAAAGGCGAACTCGCACCGGGGGCGATTCTGTCCATGAACGTTGTTCCAGTCTCAAATAGGCATACACAATTGAGGCTGCCGATTGCAGCCAAACCAGCGCCCACAGCCACCAGCCCAGGGGTTCTGCCGTTCCGGCGCCGACCCAATAAGCCGCCGGGGCGCTTAAGGCCAGTACGCCGCTAGCAACCACCTCCACGCCGATCTGACGTCTTTCTGCCCGCCGCCTGATGAGGAAGAGATGCCATATGAATACGGGCACGCCTGGCACAGCCAGCCAGAGTACGTAACCAAAACCGCACACGACCAGCCCGACGACCATCAACAGGCCAATTGCACCATAGACGACCATCCAGAAGCGCGCCGCAGGCAAATCGCTGCGCGGACGGCGGCCAGAATAAGCTTTAACGGCGATTACAATTGGCTGCCGGATGAGGAACCCGGCCAGCGCTGCGAAGACGAGATACATCGAAATGCTGGAGAAATTTCCTCCGGCAAAGATGCCAATCAGCAGCGGGCTGAACAAGAAAACCCATGAGCCATGTTCGTTGGTAAGAGCGATGTGTCGTTTGAAGTATTTTTTCATTTGCTTGGCGTTATAATACCCGAAAAAGTTTAATAGGAGATTAGCTATGAGTGAACAATATCAAATGGACGGAAAAATATGCATGGTTACAGGCGCTACAGCAGGTATTGGCAAAGTGACCGCCGAAACGCTGGCGCGTCGGGGGGCGCATGTGGTTGTGGTGGGGCGCAACCCTGTGAAATGCGAAGCAATTGTGAGTGGCATCCGTGAAACCGGCGGGCAGGCTGATGCCCTGGTAGCCGATTTATCTTCGCAAGCGCAAATCCGAATTTTAGCAGAGGCGTTTGAGCAAAAATACCCGCGTCTGGATGTACTGGTCAATAACGCGGGGAACTATTTTATGCGGCGGCAATTTAGCGAAG
It encodes:
- the gcvPA gene encoding aminomethyl-transferring glycine dehydrogenase subunit GcvPA, with product MFLPHTDADREAMLRTIGVKSMEDLFTDLPACDLFPTMGLPDGITEMEALAEFTQIAEANETTAELVSFLGAGAYNHYSPSVVDSILRRGEFYTAYTPYQPEISQGTLQAIFEYQSMIAALTGMDVSNASHYDGATAVAEAVNMAWHNFRGRRAKIVLSPGLHPHYRETVHTYVEGANIQLIGEDTPPEAGPEALMALIDKDTALVSVQYPDFFGRIYDYTKLVQAAHEAGALVAIHVNPLALGLLTPPGKFDADIVTGEGQSLGIPLSFGGPYLGIFATKDKYVRKMAGRLVGETTDTRGQRGYVLTLSTREQHIRRERATSNICTNQGLLALAAAIYLSLLGKNGLRQVAELNYHKAHYAAEQIAALPGFELAFDEPFFNEFTLRCPKSAVEINADLLDYDILGGFELSSAYDGMENHLLVAVTEMNSREEIDLLVSALQEVSNA
- the gcvH gene encoding glycine cleavage system protein GcvH; this encodes MNAPKNLKYTENDEWIRVSGDIGEVGITDYAQDQLSDIVFVEYLVDGGDTVAKGDACATVESVKAAADVYLPVSGEIIAVNEDLPDAPESVNGDAFGAWMVKIKLSDPAELDGLMDADAYAAMERDH
- a CDS encoding YwiC-like family protein, with amino-acid sequence MKKYFKRHIALTNEHGSWVFLFSPLLIGIFAGGNFSSISMYLVFAALAGFLIRQPIVIAVKAYSGRRPRSDLPAARFWMVVYGAIGLLMVVGLVVCGFGYVLWLAVPGVPVFIWHLFLIRRRAERRQIGVEVVASGVLALSAPAAYWVGAGTAEPLGWWLWALVWLQSAASIVYAYLRLEQRSWTESPPVRVRLSEGRRALLYTSFNLGVVLILGLMGILSPWLFLPYLAQWLETLWGTLNPAEGARPTQIGFRQLAVSIFFTILFILTW